One Aegilops tauschii subsp. strangulata cultivar AL8/78 chromosome 7, Aet v6.0, whole genome shotgun sequence genomic window carries:
- the LOC109760821 gene encoding uncharacterized protein, whose translation MHKYTVHLECPYTKTETAATTHNMLNGSSSQVFIMPAAGHVDYLVAGGSGGGDDPRYPWTFKSLHEVDAVVPAIARGSKRPAAVPGGAQVEPYGCPICFRMFATSKAVHGHMRSHTDRTWRGMEPPRPPPLDGPRYPYACDRCKMPFQTRQALGGHRASHNGKKGCSGLEREELAAAEEARRPVVFDVDLNLPAPEADQEQGE comes from the coding sequence ATGCACAAATACACAGTGCATCTAGAGTGTCCCTACACAAAGACAGAAACGGCAGCCACAACCCACAACATGCTCAACGGATCGAGCTCCCAAGTGTTCATCATgcccgccgccggccatgtcgaCTACCTCGTCGCGGGAGGCTCCGGAGGAGGCGACGACCCCAGGTACCCCTGGACCTTCAAGTCCCTGCACGAGGTGGACGCCGTCGTCCCTGCCATCGCCCGTGGCAGCAAGAGGCCGGCCGCCGTCCCCGGTGGAGCACAGGTAGAGCCCTACGGGTGCCCCATCTGCTTCCGCATGTTCGCCACTTCCAAGGCCGTCCATGGCCACATGCGCAGCCACACGGACCGCACCTGGCGCGGCATGGAGCCGCCCCGGCCGCCGCCCCTGGACGGGCCACGTTACCCGTATGCGTGCGATCGCTGCAAGATGCCGTTCCAGACGCGGCAGGCGCTCGGCGGCCACCGCGCCAGCCACAATGGTAAGAAAGGCTGCTCCGGGCTCGAAAGAgaggagctcgccgccgccgaAGAAGCTCGGAGGCCCGTCGTGTTCGACGTTGATCTGAACCTTCCGGCTCCCGAGGCAGATCAGGAACAGGGGGAGTAG